The Limnochordia bacterium nucleotide sequence ACGGTGAACAACGAAGCGATCATGGTTGAGCACATCCGCCATCGCCTAGGCCCCGAGGTCAAGATTGCCATTGTAGATACGGATGCCCACCATGCCGATGGTACCCAGGACATCTTTTACAATGACCCGGGGGTACTCCATATTTCTCTCCATCAGGATGGTCGCACACTATACCCGGGCACAGGAGATATTATGGAGCGGGGTGGTCCGGGTGCATATGGCCTCACGGTCAACATCCCCCTTCCCCCAGGTACAGGAGATGAGGGAATACTCTACGTAATGGAGCAACTAGTAATGCCAATCCTAAAGGAATGGCAACCGGATTTGGTGATCAATGCCGCAGGCCAAGATAACCACTTTACCGATCCTCTGACTAATATGAAATTCAGTGCCACAGGTTACGCACGCCTTACTGAACTCCTGGCCCCGGATATCGTTGTACTTGAGGGAGGATACTCCATTGAAGGTGCTCTTCCTTACGTGAATGTGGCAATACTCCTTGCTCTAGCTGGTTTGGACTACACCGCGGTCAAGGAACCAGATTGGCATCCTAGGATCGCCGCACAAAGCACCAGCGTAACCGAACAGATTAGCCGGACCGTGGCTCGAATCCAACAGCTATGGGAGACCAAAGACCAAATTGATCGTTCCCGACTATTTGGTGATCAACGGTACTACCAACGGCAACGAAGCATCTATTACGATACCGACGGCATCATCGAGGAGCAAAACGAGCACATTAGGCTATGCCCGGATTGCTCTGGCTGGCGCTTGATCTACTCAAACGGGGCCAAGAACACTGGCCTATTTCAGATCGTCCCCGCTGCGCCGACCCGGATCGCGGCGGTGATCATCCCTTGGCTTGCCTGTGATCAATGTCGTCAGGATGCCAAAGAGCAGTACCAGTTGCTACTTAAGGATAAACAGCTGGATTACGTCTACCTTCAAGATAGCCAACAGGATGTATTCCTCATTAACGGCGGAGAAGCTGAATAAGCAAAGGATGGCCCCAAGGCCCGACAAGCATTCTTGAACCTATGGGATTATCTGCTATACTTAGGGTTGAATGTTGTTGAAGTAAACATCCCCAGGAGTTGAGACTTTATGAAGCAAGGTGCAGTCCGGCCATCAAATGTGCTAGCTGAATTGAACCGACAACTGGTGATACAAACTGTTAGGGAACAGGGCACCCTATCGAGAACCGACCTGGCAAAGCAGCTGAATCTAAGCAAACCAACAGTATCAAAGATCGTGCAGGAGCTGCTCACAGAGGGAATCCTTGTGGAAGCTGGCGTGGCTGAATCTACAGGTGGAAAGCGGGCAACCTTACTCAAGTTTAACGCCCGCGCGCATTACGTTATCGGCATAGTCGTTGCTATTGACGGTACCATCTTCGCGCTGGCAACATCCGATGGTACTGTTGTGGAGCAGTACCAAACCCGTTCATGTATCCTCGATGACCCAATAGAACACCTGGCTAATGGCATCACCAATTTGATCACCGCCAAGCCTCCTATGCAAATCGTGGGGATTGCCATTGGAATGCCATCATGTGCAGACTCTAGAGAAGACACTACTGTCCGGGAGACTTCAGCTATTGCTCCTGCGCTGCAAAGCAAATTTGGCATTCCCGTATTCGTAGACACTACGATCAATATGGCTGCCATCGGCGAGCTCGAAAGGGGTATAGCCCAGGGTGTACAAAGATTCGCATACCTCCACTTAGGTAAGGCCCTTAGAGTCTCCATCGTTTCCGAAGGAGGAATTCTCCCTGGTAGTCCCACAGACATTGGCAAGGTACTTATGGGTACTAATACCAGATCGGTAAGGAGCATTGATGCACTCCTTAAGAGCTCAGACAGTCTTTCCGGTACCGCCCATGTTTTGGCCATTACCGCCTTTAACATCAACTGTATCCTCGCCCCGGAAGTAATTGTCTTGGCTGGGAATGTTTCAAAGGAGTTAACTGACCTGACGATGAAACAGTACCAGTCATTCCCTCCGGAAACATGCCCGATCAAAGTCAGTTCCTTAGGCAACAAGGCAGCATTGCTCGGCTCCATCCATTGGGCTATAAACAGCACTAGATGCGACCCATTACTATCCCCCTTGATCGAGCATACTCTAAAATGACCGTAGGGAAAGCGCACCCTACTTACTCTGATGCGCTTTCCATTTTGAGTTCCGACGGAAGTCAGTTGTGGTAGTCAGCTAAGATCCGGTTCCACTGCTGATCTAAGACTTCAAGCCCTGCTTCTACGGCCACTTCTCCACCTAGTATCTCAAGCATTTTCGGACGAAAGGTATCGCGCAGTTCCCGATAGGCTGGTGTTGGCGGGAAAAGAGGCTTACTGCCCGGATGCTCAATGGTGTGTAACATAGCGGTGGCTAGACTACGGGTAATCTCGCTCCGGAACAAACCAAAGTAGTCTGGGAGGTTTGCTAAAAGCACCGGTGGTTGTTCGGTAACCCGTGTAAAAATAGTGACCGCCTCCGGATCAAGGGTAAGAAACCGAATCCATTCCCAAGCAGCTTCAGGATGATCGATCCCTGAGAGCATCTGTACACCATCAACATGGATCATCCCCGCATCGTTGTCCGGTCCGTGGGGTAAGGGCGCCACATCCCACGCATCCTTAAGAGTCTCTTGAAAAACCTGGATCTGCCATACCCCTTCTAGTGTGAAGGACACATTTCCCCCCGCCATGTTATATTCATCCGAGAATCCCCTTGGGGGTGGAGCTATTCTGTACACATTAATCAAGTCGTGCAGAAACGTCACTCCCTGCCGTACCGGCGGACTAGTGAGCAAGCTCTTCGTTGGATTCACATCGACATCAAAAAATGAACCACCGGCTTGATGAGCATAGAGAACGACCCTGTCTTCTTGATCCCCTAAGAATTCTATGGCATATCGATCAGTTACGCCATCAGCGTTGCTGTCATAGGTCAATGGTTTGCCTAAGGAGATAATCTCTTCCCATGTCCATTGCTTGTTAGCTGCAAGGGCCTGGGGGTTGACTAAGCCTGCTTCATCGAAGTGGTGACGGTTATAGTACGTAACGAACGGCAGAATCATCTGAGGCAAACCCAATTGCTCCCCTTCGAACAGGAAATACTGATAGGCTACCGGGACAAAGACTTCACCCAGATCCAGACCATCCCGTTGTATATATGGACCTAGATCCGCCAGTATGCCCTCATAGGCATAGGAAGCATAGTGATACCCAATCAGGCTGATCACATCAGGGGAGTCTCCTCCTAGGATGCGAGTGATAATGGTATTCTCGTACATACCAGCGCTTTGTGTTACCTTCACCTCAATGTCGGACTGCTTAGCATTGAAGAGTTCTGCAACCGCTTGGGTGGCCTCAAGAAGCCGTAATCCCTGAACCGGGTTGTGCAAATGCTCAATCACGATCTTCCCTTCGGCCGTACCCCCCACGACAACCAAACACAACGCAATCCATGCTACTAACCTAATCCGTTGTAAGTACATGCACTGATTCCCCCTTTGCTGCCTCGAATCATTCCTGATTCGAACGCAGCTTAGTATCCCCATAGTAACCAATGTGCTCAGAACCATTGCTAACAATCCTTTGCGCATATCTCTCTGCCTCCTATGTTATTTTCTAGTTGTACCAAACCCCTGCGTAATCAGCTACTCCCACTCTTGTATGACTGCCACCACCCCCTTGGGAGGAATTTCGACTGTAAGATATGCATCGTTACCAACGATGCGCGCAGCCAGCGGACGTTCATTCCAAATATCTGTATATACTGCACCTGGTTTATGCGTTGCTTTGAGGACTTCGGTACTCACCGAGCGGTAGTTGCTATTGTACAAAGTCCACACAATCTTGTGAGA carries:
- a CDS encoding ROK family transcriptional regulator — protein: MKQGAVRPSNVLAELNRQLVIQTVREQGTLSRTDLAKQLNLSKPTVSKIVQELLTEGILVEAGVAESTGGKRATLLKFNARAHYVIGIVVAIDGTIFALATSDGTVVEQYQTRSCILDDPIEHLANGITNLITAKPPMQIVGIAIGMPSCADSREDTTVRETSAIAPALQSKFGIPVFVDTTINMAAIGELERGIAQGVQRFAYLHLGKALRVSIVSEGGILPGSPTDIGKVLMGTNTRSVRSIDALLKSSDSLSGTAHVLAITAFNINCILAPEVIVLAGNVSKELTDLTMKQYQSFPPETCPIKVSSLGNKAALLGSIHWAINSTRCDPLLSPLIEHTLK
- a CDS encoding histone deacetylase codes for the protein MQTAEHKVGLIFFPAFDWCVSPDHPEREERLLYTRDQIVEEGLLDIDGIEEYRPFVADKQHIVRSHICVPNVSQRITESHQIAVGGTMLAADLVLDQKVQRSFALLRPPGHHAMRIVHGSRGFCTVNNEAIMVEHIRHRLGPEVKIAIVDTDAHHADGTQDIFYNDPGVLHISLHQDGRTLYPGTGDIMERGGPGAYGLTVNIPLPPGTGDEGILYVMEQLVMPILKEWQPDLVINAAGQDNHFTDPLTNMKFSATGYARLTELLAPDIVVLEGGYSIEGALPYVNVAILLALAGLDYTAVKEPDWHPRIAAQSTSVTEQISRTVARIQQLWETKDQIDRSRLFGDQRYYQRQRSIYYDTDGIIEEQNEHIRLCPDCSGWRLIYSNGAKNTGLFQIVPAAPTRIAAVIIPWLACDQCRQDAKEQYQLLLKDKQLDYVYLQDSQQDVFLINGGEAE
- a CDS encoding extracellular solute-binding protein; this translates as MRKGLLAMVLSTLVTMGILSCVRIRNDSRQQRGNQCMYLQRIRLVAWIALCLVVVGGTAEGKIVIEHLHNPVQGLRLLEATQAVAELFNAKQSDIEVKVTQSAGMYENTIITRILGGDSPDVISLIGYHYASYAYEGILADLGPYIQRDGLDLGEVFVPVAYQYFLFEGEQLGLPQMILPFVTYYNRHHFDEAGLVNPQALAANKQWTWEEIISLGKPLTYDSNADGVTDRYAIEFLGDQEDRVVLYAHQAGGSFFDVDVNPTKSLLTSPPVRQGVTFLHDLINVYRIAPPPRGFSDEYNMAGGNVSFTLEGVWQIQVFQETLKDAWDVAPLPHGPDNDAGMIHVDGVQMLSGIDHPEAAWEWIRFLTLDPEAVTIFTRVTEQPPVLLANLPDYFGLFRSEITRSLATAMLHTIEHPGSKPLFPPTPAYRELRDTFRPKMLEILGGEVAVEAGLEVLDQQWNRILADYHN